The Mycobacterium paragordonae genome includes a region encoding these proteins:
- a CDS encoding glycosyltransferase, which produces MKFVVASYGTRGDIEPCAAVGVELSRRGHDVCLAVPPNLIGFVESAGLTAVAYGTRDSQQQLDEQFLHSAWKLQNPVKLAREAMAPVTEGWLELSAMLTPVAAGADLLLTGQIYQEVVANVAEHHDIPLAALHFYPMRANGQIGFSGVRLPGPIARTAFATTDWLYWRMTKGVEDAQRRELGLPNAASPAPKRMADRGALEIQAYDELCFPGLSAEWGGRRPFVGALTMGQPTDADDEVMSWIASGTPPIYFGFGSMPIGSLRSLVEKIAAACARLGERALICSGPSDRTDLPHHDHVKVVRAVSHAAIFPACRAVVHHGGAGTTAAGLRAGVPTLILWITSDQPFWAAQVKLLDVGRGRRFSGATTESLVSDLRVILSPDCIMRAREMGSRMTSPADSIAATADLLEKAVLETRK; this is translated from the coding sequence ATGAAATTTGTCGTTGCCAGCTATGGAACGCGTGGCGATATCGAACCCTGTGCCGCGGTCGGGGTTGAGTTAAGTCGCAGGGGACACGATGTGTGTCTTGCAGTGCCGCCCAACCTGATTGGGTTCGTCGAGTCAGCCGGTCTGACTGCCGTCGCCTATGGAACCCGTGACTCCCAGCAGCAACTCGACGAGCAGTTCCTGCACAGCGCCTGGAAATTGCAGAATCCGGTGAAGCTGGCGCGGGAGGCTATGGCACCCGTCACCGAGGGTTGGTTGGAACTCAGTGCGATGCTGACTCCGGTCGCAGCGGGCGCCGACCTGCTCCTGACGGGCCAGATTTACCAAGAAGTGGTCGCCAACGTCGCAGAGCACCACGACATTCCCCTGGCCGCACTGCACTTCTACCCGATGCGCGCGAATGGACAGATCGGCTTCTCCGGCGTCCGGCTGCCGGGACCGATTGCCCGGACGGCGTTCGCCACCACCGATTGGCTGTACTGGCGCATGACCAAGGGTGTGGAAGACGCGCAGCGCCGTGAACTCGGCCTGCCAAACGCGGCGAGCCCCGCTCCAAAGCGTATGGCTGACCGTGGAGCGCTAGAAATTCAGGCCTATGACGAGTTGTGTTTTCCCGGGCTGTCCGCAGAATGGGGCGGACGCCGGCCCTTCGTCGGCGCACTGACAATGGGCCAGCCTACCGACGCTGACGACGAGGTCATGTCGTGGATTGCCAGCGGCACCCCGCCGATCTACTTCGGCTTCGGCAGCATGCCCATCGGATCGCTGCGCAGTCTGGTGGAAAAGATCGCCGCGGCCTGCGCGCGGCTGGGTGAACGCGCACTGATCTGCTCGGGTCCCAGCGATCGGACTGATCTACCGCACCACGACCACGTCAAGGTAGTGCGCGCGGTGAGCCACGCGGCCATCTTTCCGGCGTGCCGCGCGGTGGTCCACCACGGCGGCGCCGGGACCACGGCCGCCGGGCTTCGGGCCGGTGTTCCCACGCTGATCCTGTGGATCACGTCCGACCAGCCTTTCTGGGCTGCCCAGGTCAAACTACTGGACGTCGGTCGTGGCCGCCGGTTCTCCGGCGCCACCACAGAATCACTGGTCAGTGACCTGCGGGTGATTCTGTCGCCGGACTGCATCATGCGTGCGCGCGAAATGGGATCCCGGATGACCAGTCCCGCCGACAGCATTGCCGCGACTGCGGACCTGTTGGAGAAAGCGGTGCTCGAAACCCGCAAGTAG
- a CDS encoding GAP family protein — protein MWATVLMLALWMATNDPVRMIIATFLVTRERPLPNLVAYWVGGAGAGIVVSIAVIFFLRDLAAPIMYSVTSTVQDLTGGYVRIALGVIALMFAAKIAAQMLRRQPVGVPMDAVSPSAVALQSRPAVLEQVRIALQRLTPPAVTRLSARIWQALGSGSPRVSFVAGIMTALPPIEHQAALTTILASHEGLGAQLGAAIMFVLVVMATLEVVLVSYVLSPVRTKNGIARLQNFTRTFGRKLFPLMAGSTGVILIFSGMGGI, from the coding sequence ATGTGGGCAACGGTTCTGATGCTTGCACTGTGGATGGCAACGAACGACCCGGTGCGGATGATCATTGCCACCTTCCTGGTCACACGCGAGCGGCCCCTGCCGAATCTGGTCGCTTACTGGGTCGGTGGCGCCGGCGCAGGAATCGTCGTAAGCATCGCCGTCATCTTTTTCTTGCGCGACCTCGCGGCACCAATCATGTACTCGGTGACGTCGACGGTGCAGGATCTGACGGGCGGATATGTGCGGATTGCCCTCGGTGTCATCGCACTGATGTTCGCAGCAAAGATTGCAGCCCAGATGCTGCGACGTCAGCCCGTGGGCGTGCCGATGGACGCCGTCAGCCCGTCAGCCGTAGCGCTGCAATCGCGCCCAGCGGTACTGGAACAGGTGCGCATCGCCCTGCAGCGGCTGACACCGCCGGCTGTTACACGGCTTTCGGCGCGAATCTGGCAGGCGTTGGGATCTGGATCTCCGCGGGTGTCGTTCGTAGCAGGAATCATGACGGCCTTACCGCCGATCGAGCATCAAGCCGCTCTCACGACCATCTTGGCTTCTCACGAGGGCCTCGGCGCACAGCTCGGTGCGGCCATCATGTTTGTACTGGTGGTTATGGCCACGCTCGAGGTCGTCCTCGTAAGCTACGTATTGTCGCCGGTAAGAACCAAGAATGGGATCGCGCGGCTTCAGAACTTCACGCGAACCTTTGGCCGGAAGCTTTTTCCCCTCATGGCCGGGTCGACAGGCGTCATCCTGATCTTCAGCGGCATGGGCGGAATTTGA
- a CDS encoding glycosyltransferase, translated as MKFVLAVHGTRGDVEPCAAVGMELQRRGHDVRMAVPPNLIGFVEAAGLSGVAYGPDSGIQINQVAAFVRNLTKAQNPLNLAQAGKELFVEGWAEMGATLTDLAEGADLLMTGQTYHGVVANVAEHHDIPIAALHHFPMHVNGQVGIPSLPLPGTAVRTVAKASWRLYSYTTGDADRTQRRELGLPPTSVPALQRIVRQGAPEIQAYDPALFPGIAQEWKVQRPFVGALSMQLHTEPNAELDEWIAAGTPPIYFGFGSTPVQSPAETVEMIADVCAELGERALVYSPAGATLAGQPEHVKLVGLIDYSTVLPQCRAVVHHGGAGTTAAGLRAGMPTMILWDVADQPIWAAAVQRVKVGTAKRFAHVKRKSLLRGVKTILQPEYAARARDLSTKMTNPAEAVAEAADLLEETAEQRTVSDRL; from the coding sequence GTGAAGTTCGTACTGGCAGTCCACGGCACCCGGGGCGATGTCGAGCCTTGCGCCGCCGTCGGCATGGAGTTGCAACGGCGCGGCCACGACGTGCGAATGGCGGTGCCGCCCAACCTGATCGGGTTCGTCGAGGCGGCGGGTCTGAGCGGCGTGGCGTACGGGCCGGACTCCGGGATCCAGATCAACCAGGTCGCGGCGTTCGTCCGTAATCTCACCAAGGCGCAGAATCCGCTGAACCTGGCGCAGGCCGGTAAGGAACTGTTCGTCGAGGGCTGGGCCGAGATGGGCGCGACGCTGACCGACCTGGCCGAGGGCGCCGACCTGCTGATGACGGGTCAGACGTATCACGGCGTCGTCGCCAATGTCGCTGAACACCACGACATTCCGATAGCGGCGTTGCATCACTTCCCGATGCACGTCAACGGGCAGGTCGGCATCCCGTCGCTACCGCTGCCCGGCACCGCGGTGCGTACCGTCGCCAAAGCATCCTGGCGGCTGTATTCCTACACGACCGGCGACGCCGACCGCACCCAACGCCGCGAACTAGGGCTGCCGCCCACCTCGGTGCCCGCACTGCAGCGCATCGTGCGTCAGGGCGCACCCGAGATCCAGGCCTACGACCCGGCGCTGTTTCCCGGCATCGCGCAGGAGTGGAAAGTGCAGCGCCCCTTCGTCGGTGCGCTGTCGATGCAGTTGCACACCGAGCCCAACGCCGAACTGGACGAATGGATCGCGGCCGGCACCCCCCCGATCTACTTCGGTTTCGGCAGCACCCCGGTGCAATCGCCGGCCGAGACCGTCGAGATGATCGCCGACGTGTGCGCCGAGTTGGGCGAGCGCGCGCTGGTGTACTCCCCCGCCGGCGCGACGCTCGCCGGCCAGCCTGAGCACGTGAAACTCGTTGGGCTGATCGACTATTCGACGGTGCTGCCGCAATGCCGGGCGGTGGTCCACCACGGCGGGGCCGGCACCACCGCCGCGGGCCTGCGCGCGGGGATGCCCACGATGATCCTCTGGGACGTCGCCGATCAACCGATCTGGGCGGCCGCGGTGCAACGCGTGAAAGTCGGTACCGCAAAACGCTTCGCGCACGTCAAACGCAAGTCGCTGCTGCGCGGCGTGAAGACCATTCTGCAGCCGGAGTACGCCGCCCGCGCCCGCGACCTGTCGACTAAGATGACGAACCCCGCGGAGGCTGTTGCCGAGGCGGCGGACCTCCTCGAGGAGACGGCTGAGCAACGCACCGTCAGTGACCGCTTATGA
- a CDS encoding glycosyltransferase family 2 protein: MPTRAPVVVAIPNYNMSGNLRRLLPQVLAQSYDDVFVLDDCSTDDTVDVVKDFSGGVKLIRGRENGGPAANRNQIIEHVQDDVIIHFIDADMDLATNETPTVARDVMGRYADRGVGLVGGLVSRLDGSQELDNYGAVFSLWGNSTAVVQLLIDTLRKKNPDMARAVRRLAAPIVKDWPNILEPPAPTPVYWVHEGNMLVNSTLFKSIGGYDPVLRAHEAQDLAIRLQRLGVGRQFDPSIKVVHHEVDVRGKNRQKWVNKASMYLLRKYGLLRFLTDH; encoded by the coding sequence ATGCCCACACGAGCCCCAGTCGTTGTCGCCATCCCGAACTACAACATGAGCGGGAACCTTCGCCGATTACTGCCTCAGGTTCTGGCGCAGTCCTATGACGACGTCTTCGTCCTCGACGATTGCTCAACGGATGACACGGTCGACGTCGTTAAAGACTTCAGCGGCGGTGTCAAGTTGATCCGCGGGCGAGAAAACGGCGGCCCTGCCGCCAACCGGAACCAAATCATCGAACACGTCCAAGACGACGTGATCATCCACTTCATCGACGCCGACATGGACCTTGCGACAAACGAGACTCCGACGGTCGCAAGAGACGTGATGGGCCGGTACGCCGACCGCGGAGTCGGGTTGGTCGGCGGGCTGGTGAGTCGCCTGGACGGCAGCCAGGAACTCGACAACTACGGGGCCGTATTCTCGCTCTGGGGCAATTCCACTGCGGTCGTCCAACTGCTGATCGACACCTTGCGGAAGAAGAATCCCGACATGGCACGGGCAGTGCGGCGACTGGCCGCGCCGATCGTCAAAGACTGGCCGAATATCCTCGAGCCGCCTGCTCCCACGCCGGTGTACTGGGTGCACGAGGGCAACATGCTCGTCAACTCCACGCTCTTCAAATCGATTGGCGGCTACGACCCCGTATTGCGCGCCCACGAGGCTCAGGATCTCGCGATCCGCCTGCAGAGACTCGGTGTAGGCCGTCAGTTCGACCCGAGCATCAAGGTCGTCCACCACGAGGTCGATGTGCGCGGCAAGAATCGACAGAAATGGGTCAACAAGGCGTCGATGTACCTGCTGCGCAAATACGGGCTGTTGCGGTTCCTTACCGATCACTAG
- a CDS encoding RND family transporter yields the protein MYGCYVARQVKSHDEAKVGGIFDRVGDFVVKQPWLVLGSWIAVVVVLVLSFPPLQVQASKHEPKQVPDDAPTMIAQQDMARAFAAAPAPAADNGGSGGGSGGSDAGPSAAGGKGGALLLVILTDEKGLSAADEDTYHKLIDNLHADTQDKMSVQDFMGTPQAREVFESKDKKAWNLPIQFPGEAASPESQQALRNVTAIVKKTVAGTSLNAYMSGPVATVADVQKIGEEDVQIIEMGTIISVLVILIIVYRNIVTMMMPLATIGVSIVGAQGLLSALAEMGFVVNMQSIVFMSAVMIGAGTDYAVFLISRYHDFVRHGETSDVAVKKALMSIGKVIAASAATVAVTFLAMIFTKLEVFSAVGPAISISIVVTLLAACTFLPAILVLVGRRGWIKPRRDLTTRFWRISGSRIVRRPVIHLVGSLVILLALAGSTSLIRFNYDDLKTVPQDMDSVRGFNALNRHFPMNSMSPLVLFVHSSHDLRTPAALADLEMLSRRIADLPDIVMVRGLTRPNGEPLKETKVSFQAGEVGSKLNEASSAISEHGGELDHLVGGSRQLADALAQIRGQVNDAVASSADLVSMLENMLQLMGGDKTIQQLDQASGAVSRMRALGNNLSGTVSDAQTTAVWAAPMVTALNESPSCNADPACVRSRGQLAAIVESGNNGLLRSIQAFAVTLQQTDQYQTLAQTVGKLDDQLKQIVKTLKMIKGLPNTLSQLQQGAGALADGSGAVADGVQALVDQVKKMGGGLNEASDFLLGMRRDAERPNMAGFNIPPQILTRDDFKKGAQVFLSPDGHAAQYLVQSGLNGFTVEGMNQIHKIEETARSALPNTEISDAKVALIGMPTVMADTRDYYNRDIRFIVIATILIVFLILVALLRAVVAPLYLIASVLVSYLSALGLGVIVFQLILGKDLHWSLPGLSFILLVAVGADYNMLLISRIRDESPHGVRVGVIRTVGSTGGVITSAGLIFAASMFGLLAASITTMAQAGFTIGIGIVIDTFLVRTITVPALAAMIGQKNWWPSKMGQSNKYRKKSKWEQKAAVWMDRSKRFVTGKAPAPPPPKPRVVRPPKPKPVGSTIDLLPAHSLPLFGLSTVPDYDLSKCASQTKRKRKAKEMRPKDMRLSKQRADQLLTHSLPLFGLADMPGYQELQREFDGDSRSNKGREGRSDVVKPKPDTPVIT from the coding sequence CTGTACGGTTGTTACGTGGCGAGGCAGGTCAAATCACACGACGAGGCCAAGGTCGGGGGGATCTTCGACCGCGTAGGCGACTTCGTCGTCAAGCAACCCTGGCTCGTCCTGGGATCGTGGATCGCGGTGGTGGTCGTTCTAGTCCTGAGCTTTCCTCCCCTGCAGGTTCAGGCCTCGAAGCATGAACCAAAACAGGTTCCCGACGATGCGCCGACGATGATTGCCCAGCAAGATATGGCCCGAGCTTTCGCGGCCGCCCCGGCTCCTGCGGCCGACAATGGCGGGAGCGGTGGCGGCAGCGGCGGCAGCGACGCCGGACCGAGCGCTGCGGGCGGCAAAGGTGGAGCCCTGCTCCTGGTCATCCTGACCGACGAGAAGGGGCTGAGCGCTGCCGATGAGGACACCTACCACAAACTGATCGACAACCTGCACGCAGATACGCAAGACAAGATGTCGGTGCAGGATTTCATGGGCACACCACAGGCGCGAGAGGTCTTCGAAAGCAAAGACAAGAAGGCCTGGAACCTACCTATTCAATTCCCGGGTGAAGCAGCCTCTCCGGAGAGCCAACAAGCACTCAGGAACGTGACGGCAATCGTCAAGAAAACGGTCGCGGGTACGTCGCTGAACGCGTACATGAGCGGACCGGTTGCCACCGTCGCCGACGTGCAGAAAATCGGCGAAGAAGACGTTCAGATAATCGAGATGGGCACCATCATCAGCGTGCTGGTCATCTTGATCATCGTCTATCGCAACATCGTCACGATGATGATGCCGTTGGCCACCATTGGTGTGTCGATCGTCGGTGCGCAGGGTCTGCTGTCCGCGTTGGCCGAAATGGGCTTCGTGGTCAACATGCAAAGCATCGTGTTCATGAGCGCCGTCATGATCGGCGCCGGCACAGACTACGCCGTCTTCCTGATCAGTCGATACCACGACTTCGTGCGACATGGTGAAACCTCGGACGTCGCGGTCAAGAAGGCGCTGATGTCCATCGGCAAAGTCATCGCCGCGTCAGCGGCTACCGTAGCCGTCACCTTCCTCGCGATGATCTTCACCAAGTTGGAGGTATTCTCGGCCGTCGGCCCGGCGATATCCATTTCCATCGTCGTGACCTTGTTGGCCGCGTGCACATTCTTGCCGGCGATCCTGGTCCTTGTCGGACGAAGAGGCTGGATCAAGCCCCGTCGCGATCTAACCACCCGTTTCTGGCGAATTTCGGGGTCGCGAATCGTCCGGCGACCGGTGATCCACCTGGTGGGCAGCTTGGTCATTCTGCTGGCACTAGCGGGCAGTACGAGTCTGATCCGGTTCAACTACGACGACCTCAAGACCGTCCCGCAAGACATGGACAGCGTCCGAGGCTTCAACGCCTTGAACCGCCATTTTCCGATGAACTCGATGAGTCCCCTGGTCCTATTCGTCCACTCCTCCCACGACCTGCGCACACCCGCCGCCTTGGCAGACCTGGAAATGCTGTCGCGCCGGATCGCCGACCTTCCGGACATCGTCATGGTTCGAGGCTTGACCAGGCCCAACGGGGAGCCGTTGAAAGAGACCAAAGTGTCCTTCCAGGCGGGTGAGGTCGGCAGCAAGCTCAACGAGGCGTCCTCCGCGATCTCCGAACACGGTGGCGAACTGGACCATCTGGTCGGTGGTTCAAGGCAATTGGCCGACGCCTTGGCGCAGATCCGCGGGCAGGTCAATGACGCGGTAGCCAGTTCGGCCGACCTCGTCAGCATGTTGGAGAACATGCTGCAGTTGATGGGTGGAGACAAGACCATCCAGCAACTCGACCAGGCTTCGGGTGCCGTCTCGCGCATGCGGGCTCTGGGAAACAATTTGAGCGGGACCGTCAGCGATGCCCAGACCACTGCGGTGTGGGCCGCCCCCATGGTGACGGCCCTCAATGAAAGCCCGTCGTGCAACGCCGACCCCGCTTGTGTGCGATCGCGCGGACAGCTGGCGGCCATCGTCGAGTCCGGCAACAACGGGCTGCTCCGCTCGATCCAAGCGTTCGCGGTCACCTTGCAGCAGACCGATCAATATCAGACATTGGCGCAGACAGTCGGCAAGCTCGACGACCAGCTGAAGCAGATCGTCAAGACCCTGAAGATGATAAAGGGCCTGCCCAATACGCTCTCGCAATTGCAACAAGGGGCCGGCGCGCTGGCCGACGGGAGTGGCGCGGTCGCCGACGGCGTCCAGGCGCTGGTTGACCAGGTGAAGAAGATGGGCGGCGGTCTCAACGAGGCGTCTGACTTCCTACTCGGAATGCGGCGTGACGCGGAACGCCCCAATATGGCCGGCTTCAACATCCCACCGCAGATCTTGACGCGAGATGACTTCAAGAAGGGAGCCCAGGTCTTCCTATCGCCGGACGGGCATGCGGCGCAGTACCTGGTGCAGAGTGGTCTTAACGGGTTCACCGTCGAAGGCATGAATCAGATCCACAAGATCGAGGAAACGGCGAGGTCTGCGCTCCCGAACACGGAAATCTCGGATGCTAAAGTCGCCCTAATCGGCATGCCGACGGTGATGGCCGATACCCGTGACTATTACAACCGAGACATCCGGTTCATCGTCATCGCAACCATCCTCATCGTGTTCCTCATTTTGGTGGCGTTGCTGCGAGCCGTGGTGGCACCCCTGTATCTCATTGCCTCCGTGTTGGTTTCGTACCTGTCGGCCCTGGGCCTCGGCGTCATCGTCTTCCAACTGATCCTGGGCAAGGATCTGCACTGGAGCCTGCCAGGCTTGTCGTTCATCTTGTTGGTCGCGGTCGGCGCCGACTACAACATGTTGCTCATCTCCCGAATCCGAGATGAGTCGCCGCACGGGGTACGGGTCGGGGTCATCCGAACCGTAGGCTCGACGGGTGGCGTGATCACCTCTGCGGGCTTGATCTTCGCCGCATCCATGTTCGGGCTCCTGGCAGCCAGCATCACCACCATGGCTCAAGCCGGCTTCACCATCGGCATCGGGATCGTGATCGACACCTTCCTGGTGCGCACCATCACCGTCCCCGCGCTGGCCGCGATGATTGGCCAGAAGAACTGGTGGCCGTCAAAGATGGGTCAGAGCAACAAGTATCGCAAGAAGAGCAAGTGGGAGCAGAAGGCCGCGGTGTGGATGGACCGCAGCAAGCGGTTTGTCACAGGCAAAGCCCCCGCCCCACCGCCGCCCAAACCCCGAGTGGTCCGTCCACCGAAACCGAAGCCTGTGGGCAGCACCATCGACCTGTTGCCAGCGCATTCGCTACCACTGTTCGGTCTCAGCACGGTCCCCGACTACGACCTGTCGAAGTGCGCGTCGCAGACCAAGCGCAAGCGCAAGGCGAAGGAAATGCGCCCCAAGGACATGCGCCTGAGCAAGCAGCGGGCCGACCAGCTGCTCACCCACTCGCTACCGCTGTTCGGCCTCGCCGACATGCCGGGATATCAAGAGCTGCAACGAGAGTTCGACGGCGACAGCCGGTCCAACAAGGGCCGCGAGGGCCGGAGCGACGTGGTGAAGCCGAAGCCGGACACCCCGGTCATCACCTGA